Within Montipora foliosa isolate CH-2021 chromosome 3, ASM3666993v2, whole genome shotgun sequence, the genomic segment ATGTTGGAAACACGATGGAAACACAATGTACGCTGCATTTTTTTTCCCGGCTGTTatattttttgacatttttgatAACGTGCTGCATTCAACAAAAAAACCGGAAGTGCAAGAACATTTCCCAGAGTGCATTGTGACGCTGCTTTCATTCCACGCTGTCAACCATGTTTTATGTTGGACACAAATGCAAGTGAAGGTAAATTGTAAAGTCCTTTAGATCTGGCTTTTTCAATCGTACAGTCTTAATGCTTTTGTTGAAGTATTGATTATACAAGATCTATAATCCGTTTCATCCACGTTCAGCACACTTCTTACCCTGTTTTCTGCTGTTTTAGTATTAAGTTCTCGATTCCTGCAAGTGAGACATCAAGTCATAAGTGGGCAATGAATCCAAATAGTAGATACAACGGACCGAATATCTTACTTGAGCTGAAACAAGCCCGCACAGATTTTCGTCAGGCTTGCCAGGGAgaagaggaattaaaaaaatcacaggTAAGCTTATAAAGAAACAATGATCATTTTTGTGAAGCAGAGTGAAAGTAAAATCGTAACGAACGTAACGAGAGAACTTTTAAAGAATATTTATATTAAGCATACATGTAGATGCTATAGTAGTATCTTGTAGAATTCTTACTTGGTATAGAACAACAATAAtcttttgtacatgtatttaagcGACAGAGTACAACGATGAGACAAAACTGAGCAATTTCTGCCAATGATTGTCATTTTGTCGATTATTGAAAAAGATTATGTCATATTTTCTTCGATTTCATTTTCTGGTTTCATAATTtcgttattaattttttttattctaagAATATTAAAGTACACAGGAAGCAGAAATATTTCTTCATTCGAATTGTGTTTATAGCAACACTGTCATAAACTTGGTCATGTCTCTGACTATTGTATTTTGTAAGGTTTCACTATAGCACCTGTAAGAACGTGTAAAAAATTACCGAGGATTAGTTTCAAACCTCTTTTCTCCCATTTGCAACCTTTATACAGCATCAGTTTCACTTACTTGAACAATGCTTACAGAATGTAACTTACAGTTATCattaatatcatcatcattattattattattattattattattattattattattattattattgatattgttattgttaatgtTACTATTATGTAGGAGCATCTAATTTATCAGAGCTTGTTTGAATGAAGCCCTGACATTGTTAAGTTTTCTTCATGAGTGACCAGCTGTAGATACGTTGTTAGAAGCCCCTTGTggaagggaggggaggggaggggggttacTTGGGATAATCTTTGCTGGGTCTCTGCCACTACTAGCCTCTCAGAACCCCTACCCCATTATAGTGGCCATATTATAGACTCTGTTTATGCATCTACCTTATCACACCTTTTGACTAGGTCATCCAGAAATTAACTGACATGTTTGTTAAATTTAATGTGGTGCAAGTCTTCCTATTTTTAAACCCCTACATACCTAAATTTTCTGACCCCCAAAATCCTGAAAACGTGCGACCCCATCCTATAACtcttaaataaaaaaacataaaagtcaatccagtcgtgaaaatgcgaccccatccagcaGCACATACCTGTTAGCGTACTTCTAGGAAGTAAACCACCTCCCCTCTCCTCCCCCCGAGCTGGAAGTCTGTGTAGCCTCTAAGGTTTTTTTGTAAGGGCAAAAAAACGATAGAGGGTTTCCCTTGGGGGACCTCAAGTGAAGCGAATGTTATAGGGACATGTATAAGACTTACATTTATGGATCAGACATGAAACAGGGGTAACGAATTTTGAATTCGGTTTTATAAACTTTTAACTGTAAGCTACATCTCTTTGCTGAACTCGTAGTTTGTAGTATCCTGCATTGGATGTCTTAATTGAATTAATGTCTCATCACAGAAATGACAGAGTAAGCTAAGCTCTGAGCTGTCTAGCATATCCCTGTAGGATAGCAAGTAAAAACATTAATTTGTAACTATTTTATATTAGAAAATGAGAACTCAACATCCATTTAAATCTgtataaataatgaaaaattgCTTCACTTTTTTAGGCTGAGAGACACGTTTGGGCTCTCAAAGGACTGTACAAAGTAGTAACCGAAAGCGATCCGCCGGACACTGAAAACGAGAGTGAATTATCGGGCCTGGAGCAAACGGAAGAAGAGATAACAAAGCAAGCGAAAGCCTTCATAAAAGAAACGAAACTAAGAAGATCTGAGAATAGTTCTGGTTCTCGTTCAATAagcaggaaaagaaaattgCCCCAAAGTCACTCAAGATCAAGGACCCCAAAAAGGAGCAAGGAAGATAATACAGACAACAGTCAATCGGAATCGTCAGAAAGTATAGAAAACAGCAAGGACGATAATACAGACAGCAGTCAATCGGAATCGTCAAAAAGTACAGAAAGCAACGACGAGGAAGATGAAGAGAAGGATGcaaaaccaaataaaagaaacaaatttcGTTGCCCTCTTCGCGGCTGTGGCTCCAAAGTATATAAGCTCCCTCGTCATTTAAAGAATGTGCATGGCTGGAGTGCCGAAAGAGCCAGAAATGCTGTTAATCAATTTGACATGCGCCACGACCAACGAAACTCGAAGAAGCCGAAAGAAGTGAGGAATAAGAGAAGGAGGAAAGTCTGTTGCGAGTGTGGGCGCAAGCAAAGATATCTATCAAAACACTTACAGAAGCAGCACGGGTACATACAAGGCACAAAGAGGTCTTGGAGGGCTCTTAAAGAATCCCGGCCTGTTTATCAGTCCAGTGCTTCTCTCGCTCAGAATTTTGTCGAGATGGAAGGTGACTCACCAGGTGAAGAAGCTACTGAAACAAGTAACCAATTCAAGGAGATCAAAAAGGTTGCTGCACCTAGAGGACATGTGAATGACAACACAGGGACCTTGGGGGAAGCCAGTTCAACTTCGACTGTAGACAAAGTGATTGTTGTAGAATCGGCAAGTGATGGTGAAGACGACCTTGAATATTTAGAGGAGTGTGAAGAAAGCGATGATGCTGTGGAGGTCCAAACTGAAGCTTGTGATCAACAAAGTAAAAGAGTATTCGAAGCGTTCGAGAAATGGATCCTTAGCCCCGATGGGGGCGAAAAAGATGCAAGGCCAGCTGCGCTAGTGGTGCGACAAGTGCAGACAATACTGTCGATAATAGGAACACAAACCGTTGAAAGCTTGTTTGACAAGGCACTAATTCGCGACAAGTTTTATCCAGAGTCGAGAGCGTCGCACAGGGCAGCAACCACAATCAGTTATCTTCATTCTTTGCGCAAGTTTTATACGTTCGCTACAACAGAGGATGACATCGAGCTTCCCCGAGGATGTGAAAAAACGGCAGACGCCCTCTTTAAAAAATGTGGGCAGTGGTGTAAAAGTCTTCGCAAAGAGGTTAAAGAGAGATTTTGGGAGAAACAAGAAGAAGATCTTGCACGTCTTATTACCCCAGAAAAAGTTCAAGAATTTGCTAAGTCAGAGTTTGCTCGCAATCAAGTCAAGGTCATTGGCGATTTGATAGACAAAGGCCAGAATTCTACACCTCTAGGCCAAATTGAGTACTGTGATTTGAGAAACTTCTTGTTCATACACCTGCTTTCCCAGAATGGGCATAGGAGCGGTGTCATAACGAACAGTACCCTAGATGAGTACAAGGAAATGAGCTGTGTCGATGAAACATACATGATTTCTGTTAAAGATCATAAAACATACAGTCAGCATGGCCCAGCAAATCTCTGCTTCGATGAAAGCCTCAAAAGTTGGTTGGACATTTACGTCGAGCACGCAAGGCAGCAAGTTGTGAAGGGCGGTGGATCCACTTGCTTGTTCTTAAACTGGAAAGGAGCGAAGATGCAAAGCAGCGATCTGTCATCAGCTATAACGAGCGCCTGGCGGAAGGGTGGTACGATTGATAAGGAAACACGTATCTCAGGAACACTAATGAGGAAGTCATGCACAACAGCAATTCGACAGTACAATAAAGAGGTCAAGGGTAATGTCGCCGCACATATGGCACACACTGAACGAACTGCAGATAAGCACTATCATCTCGTGCAAAAGCGCACAAACTCCGCTTTCGCTGCTAGGCAATTGACGGCCGTAATGCATGGTAGGCCGAGTTCTCCTGCTGTACCATCACGTAGCAAAAATAATGAAATCGAGCAACCTAGTATGAGAAAAGATGATTTTGATTCACCTCCTGAAGGAAAAGAGGATGGTGATCTTGATGCGGTACCTGTACCTCCGGTCCGCCAGACCTGGACAAAGGAAGAGGAAAGAGCAATAAAAGAAACCTTCGCAGATAATATCAGCCGCCAATCGATTACGTTACGGGAAGTCCTTGCTCTTAAGCGCACAAATCCACTGCTCGTGGACTGTGAAAACAAAAGACTGTTGGACAAAGTGAGAGCAATGTACAGGTTCAAGAAATCTCAGGGTTCTCTTTTTGAAGACGTGGAGGCCAGCGATTGTAATGACAATGCAAGCGACTCGAACTCAATTATAAGTCCGACTACAACTCAAGGAAAATTgagagtttttgaagaagagGAGGTGATGGTCTTTTCAAACCTTTTTAAGGACTTGATTCAAGGAGGTCAAAAGATTGAATCAAAAGGACTTGATTCAAGGAGGTCAAAAGATTGAATCAAAAGATGTTGCACAGCGATTGAACGAGAGCGGCCATAAAGACATCATACAAAAATACTCTAAGCAGAAAGTTACTGACAAGATCAGAGGTCTTCGTGCAACTTACATAAGGCAGTGGAGAAAGTAAAGGAGAGCATTCCTGATTTCATGGTGAACGATCcgaagaaaataaattaaagaaaaacttattTTAATAATTGAAAGACAGCAGTTGTCTCGAACAAAATGCTTTAGTTTCTGtcttcttgttgtttttttttttgcggatcATCTGCATGATTTCTGCCATGTTACTACTTCAAAAGGAAGAGATAGTTAAATTGATACTTTTTGCACAGGTTCAAAAATTGTCAGAGTTCTCGTCTTAGTTACCATTATCTTGTAACTTATGGCGCATAGCCACCGTTCTATACATGCATGTTGAGTTTAAGGTAATGGTTTAAGGTATTCGCAGAAATCTTCGTTACCTTTTTTGTGCGTCCGGCGCATGATACCTGTTGAGTTTCACTTAGCTAGGAGTTCTGTTTTGTTCTGTTGCCGACTCAGGCAATagttcaataggccatttccgaaatTCCCTGGACCTTTGTATCAGAACGAGGGTAAATGCTCAGgcactgattttttggtcatgttTAGTTTTTGTAACTTGTGGTGTCCTACCGTCGTTTATGTACACGAACAATCTGTTGCGCACGGATTTATAAGTATCAAAAACCAGTTTGATATTACTTTTTGCGCAGGAGTGGTTTTCGATAAATTGAAACGTTAACAACTCGTTTTTCGTCAAACACAACAAAGGAGATCGTTGGAAACCAATGTAAACATAACAGAAACAAGCGGAAACAGCAAACGCAGAATGAAGATATGTTGTACATTTTTGTAACTACGATTAAATCATACAGTGCCAATACATCTTTAAATTACTTTTAATGTTCAACCGGAAGCCACTCTAGcgcattttcatattttttgtcCGAAAATTCTACTATTTAACTACCCTAGTACACTGTAGTAGATTTCGTTTACACAGACAGTGGCCAAAACAGTAAATTTGCTATTGAAAGCCACTCTAACccattttcctatttttctcaAATGCCGTTCTCATTGCATTGTTTCAAGGAAAACATAACTGAAATAAAGGATAATTTTTGTTATACACTGTCCTCATAGACTGTAATTACACTTCATTTTATAACGTAATAACTTTTCCTGGTCTTCTCTCATTTTGATCGTATTGTTCCCAAAGGCTGCTGAGTGATGGTCTCACAGTAACATCTATTCTGACGTTTTGTACAACTTGTGTTATTCAAGTGCAATAGAACTCTGTCAAAAACAGATAGAAGGAATAAAATAGGGATGGTAAAGATAGTACAATGACGTAGTCCTTAAGTCAACACAAAAAGTCGTTGAGTCCACAAAAAAAGACGCTGAGTCCACAAAAGGTCCTCAAGTCCACTTTGCCTAAGTCCCTAAGTCAACTCCCAAGTCCCAAAGTCAACACCATGGTCCTTAAGTCCACATGTTCGAGTCGCCGAGTCCACAAAAAAGGGTCCAAAGTCCACCATCAATCTAATcgacaacatcatcatcatcaacatcatcaccatcatcatcatcatcatcatcaacatcatcatcaatatcatcatcatcatcatcaacatcatcatcatcatcatcatcatcatcatcaacatcatcatcatcatcatcatcattatcagctAAAAGGGGAGattaattagtatgaaagggataaatgattattacagttgaacctcgattatccagaTACTTCAATTATTCGGACTTTAACTTTTCTGGTCCCAGTTTTCATGCATATCAATAAGTCACATTTTATGTTCCgcagcaaaacatttttccttcaaattgtgAGATGAAAGTCCGGTTCCAACTGAACTTTTTTGCTTCTTAACACAAATCTGTACGTGTTTCATGCTCAACCGCACCATAACTAATTAATACAGTGCATTTAACTGAGCTCTGATTAGCTCAGATTTGCTccgttgctaagtgaaattccATGGTCCATTAGCTGTTACAGTATTATTATGTTTGAATGTGGAGATTAATCTGTTGATGATGTCCTGTAGTGCTTTTTTCCATCCATAGGGTATCGCCTTGATAGAAAATGACATATTACACTGTACTATACATTACATGTACTTCTGCACATGGTATTGGAGAAGTGCTCTTAAATTGGCCTATGGCATTTTAACACAACAAGCTAATCAAGTTTTTTCTGAAATAGAAATAGTAGTCAAAGACAGTAGGTTGAACATTCTGTTAACTGTTACGTTGAATGTCAAGATGCCAAGCTGTGAAATGCTCGAGTTTGTAGTATTACTTTTTTAACCTAACAAACCAActtattatttataatattaaCCTCATGTGAACATTTATCAATCCAAATATCTCAAACCTGAATTTGGAACGAAGAAATCAATTTCACCTTAAAAAGAAAGTAAATGACAGGATTTCTTAGaatttgagatttttttttgcatggattccaaaaagtttttgtttgtaCTAGAATTATTGTCAGAATTCAGTGATTTGCTTTTAAACACAATTAATCATTCAATCAtgacaatcaatcaatcaatcaatcattcattcattcattcattcattcaatcataACTACAGTAACTTACTTGAAGAGCAGACTGATCAGTCTCCTCTGTCTTTCTAGTTTAAATCACAACTCTGCCATGCAGCATTTATACCGAGGTCCTGCAATAACAGGGATACCAACAAAAATGATTGTCAAGCATCTACTGCTGACAGGTTTGGTAAATTGGACCCTCAGTGTAGTTAGTGTTTCTTGCATTTACCACATTTTTGTCTTGTTGCATGGAGGGTACAGCTGTAGTCCTTGTATGGGATGTTACAGTGTAGCTTCCCCAACTACCACCTTTCATGTAAGGGCTGCCAGCCATTTTGGTCAGAAAACTgtcattgaattaaattaatccAAAAATTGAAGTTTTCCCTCTACCCCTTGCTTTAAACTGTCTCCTTTATTTTCTCTCAGAATACTGTCCTTTCATCCTCCGTGATGAAGACCTTAATTAATGGACCTTCTTACTCACCTCAGATGTTAAAGCCACCTACATGCAGTAAAGACCTAAGGCATACTGATTGACATACTAAATTTGTTAGGGGAGCAGGGGTGGGgtggtggtgagagcactcgcatCCCACCAAtctggcccaggttcgattcctggtcccggcgtcatatgtgggcttTTTCGCCAGGAACTCTGGTTTTcaactctcctcaaaaaccaacactgtcaaattccaattcgattcACAATGCATGGACACATGTTGAACAATCTCCTGAGCGCTgttaaggtgttccgtgggtaaacaaattgCATTTCCATTGAGTTCAAAGCAGTCAAGACGTCTGGAAATGACTTGATCGACCACCTCTTAATTTCAGACATTACATGCAGCTCAGACTTCTTTTGACGTCATTCAATTAAACTTGAAAGAGGTTGAAAGCAGTCAGTGAATGTTTTCGAGATCTAGCTCTAAATGACAACGGAATTTTAAGCTTTGAGAGAAATTTATACATAGAAAATAATGAAACTTTTAAGATGACATATTTCATAAGGTTTGAAATTTCAAAAGTGGTCAAATAAGATATGGATATTAAATTGAAGTGATGCTTTGGATCTGTGCATATTAACTACAGTTACTGTTGTAATTCCTTACCTGAAAATATCTGGTTGTCGCTGTAACATCATGACCAAGAAATTTACATATATGTACTTGAAGAATCTTTCCCCTACAAAACAGGTGAGTGCAAGAAGTCTACAAGAGACAAGCACAGCAAGAAAATGGATTAAAAACTCATACTTTGATATTAATTAATACAGTAGATTGATTACAAATGAGCGACTGCAGTGaattgttgtcagtggttttgttaTACTTGGACATTCGTTGGATCCTCGTGCTTTGCATTGTAAAGCTTATTCATTGGTGTGGCAGGAAGCAAAAGAATTTTGTGTGGAGCATTTGGCGGTTTTTTCCCTCCCTTCCCCCACCCCGCCCCTCTTCTTTCCACTAATTATCAGTGTGCTGGGGTGCCTGTCTTCTTGGGGataagggaggggggggggggggggcgggacTCATGGCTGGTTTCttaggttttgccagccatcggagCAGTCTCTATCTTGGAGCTGGCTACCAATAGTGGAAGAGCTCTAGGATGTCTCAGGCACCCAACCGCCACTTAGCAATGCAGTTgttaataataatgtaaataataacCTTCAGTCAATTTCATGCAAAGAATAAGTCAGTAAAATTACTGTAAAGTTAGACAAAATTATGGTGACAAAAATATTTAAGACGACGTTTCAAAATTGTCTGAAACGTTGGAATTTACAGGAACACATATTGGTGATGTTAAAATACATTGTCAAGTAGATTACAAAGTCTAACATATGCATACATACCTGCAATAATTCTCAATTTATAATTCAGAAAAGTCTGGAAATCACATCTTTCGTCAAAAAGTTTCCtcctttcaaaaaaacaaaaccaaaattatCAGTGAGAGATTTTATCACTACAGAAGAGACAAGAATTAAACGATCCTGCTTTAAGTTGTCATGATCAATTAATTAGTATATacataataaatttattattttaagttGCACATCTAATTCGAATGCTCAGAaggaatttcttttaaaaatacccCTTAGAGCCACAAAGAACAATCTatagaaaattaaagaaaagcccaccctgctagcagagcctttcttttgcttgctcgattttggcgttctcgagaaaggctctgcatgaatcgagtaagatctttattgaatatgcacTGCATGTTGCTAGGATACAGTCttgaacccaagcctaatatgccagatcttgccgccatcttggtttttcatggtaactatcggttttgtcactaaagggacgctcgcactggaaaaaccggtttgacaagagaaaacaagattgagtagtccagaagttcgggctgcggcggcttcaaagagttgacaaGATTccggcagagcctccttttctcctcctcagtaaagaaaaagacaaaaggaggctttGCTCGCAGGGTGAGAAAAGCCATGTACTTCACAATGTATTTAACTGCTACGCACAAGAATGGAATTTTCGATTTTACATTGAGAAATGGTTTGCAGCCAGCCTAGCACGAAATACAGTGATGCCTACCTCTGGAGATTTAAAAACTGGAGATTTTTTTTCATCCAGACCCCAATATCCCCCTTACCCTACCCTCCATGATCAACTGACCCACTTCTAGCCCACTTCCTCCTCTCCCCCCAAAAAACCTACCCGCCCACCTCCTAAAAACAGTTTCCAAAACAAATCGACAGGGTGGCAATGGTCTGTGGGAAAACAGGACACTTATGTTGAAAATTGTTATTGGTTAAATGGAGAATGATCCAGTCCTGAAGACAATCAGTTATTCCATATCAATATGCATGATCATGATTCTGCTGCGTTTCCAGAAAGGCGATTCCCCTATAATGCATTGCAATCCCCTAATGCACGTCTTGACTCTTGTATGTCTAAATAACCTGTCATTAAACCTTCGTTGACTATTGCCCAAGAGGCAGTGCTGCAggccagtggttaggacgcttgccttgagatcatCCCGATTTCCTGGGTTTAAGACTCATTCTGACCACTTATTGAaattgttcctggtagtccctggttcaacttcttggctgtacttgtaaatacaaaaatttggtttatcaacagagttgataatgtaaattggccaccgtacagagattctaaaagctgacgtttcgagcgttagcccttcgtcgtcgctctgacgaagggctaacgctcgaaacgtcagcttttagaatctctgtacggtggccaatttacattatcaactccgttgataaaccaaatttttgtatactacttccccaccgacgcagcaccacagtttctttagaaactaccccttcattcatgtacttgtaaatagccaagttgaactggtttgcctccggccagttgggattcttacaGTTGTtaattgttgttgtgttctgtcgttttgttgattgtgtttcagtggtcctgaaaagcccctattaGGAGTCATGGtcaatgtatgtatgtatgtacatgtatgtagccTACGGAAAGAACCCTTCATTGTTTGAACAGGTATTACCACCATCTGACagggcatctgacaggatgcggcaaTGTGGATctgcataattccctaaaatcctCATCCTCCGCATAATGACGATTTTTTCTTCATAAAACTGAAGAATGCCCGATATTAGTGGTattaaagcagctgcttaccatcctgcaggccttctgatattacgcgatggtgcgatttcgcacaatcgacctcaaatcgcatccgatcacacaattcacgaaaaatcgcataattcacaaaaggacgcacaaaattcataaaatgaaacataaatcaacacgtttcttagaaattcctgcataaatacaccatttttaagatgatatatgttggaaaaaggctaaaaaacctgcgtcaccttcgatttcgtaaacattcgaagttcaaggcgttatttttcatgtcgaggacttggtacgagtctccttctattggtgcaacacaaacacgtccttatatacacaccactgaaatgacacagttgccttctctaagagaagagatttgtgaaaaataagcgaagttgtaagtttttcggcaaaatgtagtttctttcgttgaaaactgataaaaacttactcatagataagtttgttgtgaaaacgctcgctttttcttcgacgaagaaggaagttcccaccttccgcgcaatctgacagctcacgatcgacCAAGAAAGTACCTCAGAGGTACGCTCCACGGTTatgatggactgatgtttttctcgtcgtgcaatattagggccttttatacgagagaaaataagccgcggcttactctggccacggtgtacaaaatacgcaaaaggaaccaTTTATACGAATacatattcccaggtcaatataagcc encodes:
- the LOC137995016 gene encoding uncharacterized protein; translated protein: MRHDQRNSKKPKEVRNKRRRKVCCECGRKQRYLSKHLQKQHGYIQGTKRSWRALKESRPVYQSSASLAQNFVEMEGDSPGEEATETSNQFKEIKKVAAPRGHVNDNTGTLGEASSTSTVDKVIVVESASDGEDDLEYLEECEESDDAVEVQTEACDQQSKRVFEAFEKWILSPDGGEKDARPAALVVRQVQTILSIIGTQTVESLFDKALIRDKFYPESRASHRAATTISYLHSLRKFYTFATTEDDIELPRGCEKTADALFKKCGQWCKSLRKEVKERFWEKQEEDLARLITPEKVQEFAKSEFARNQVKVIGDLIDKGQNSTPLGQIEYCDLRNFLFIHLLSQNGHRSGVITNSTLDEYKEMSCVDETYMISVKDHKTYSQHGPANLCFDESLKSWLDIYVEHARQQVVKGGGSTCLFLNWKGAKMQSSDLSSAITSAWRKGGTIDKETRISGTLMRKSCTTAIRQYNKEVKGNVAAHMAHTERTADKHYHLVQKRTNSAFAARQLTAVMHGRPSSPAVPSRSKNNEIEQPSMRKDDFDSPPEGKEDGDLDAVPVPPVRQTWTKEEERAIKETFADNISRQSITLREVLALKRTNPLLVDCENKRLLDKVRAMYRFKKSQGSLFEDVEASDCNDNASDSNSIISPTTTQGKLRVFEEEEVMVFSNLFKDLIQGGQKIESKDVAQRLNESGHKDIIQKYSKQKVTDKIRGLRATYIRQWRK